In Labrus mixtus chromosome 11, fLabMix1.1, whole genome shotgun sequence, a single window of DNA contains:
- the LOC132984337 gene encoding zinc finger protein 516-like isoform X1: MNTRESVELMETQEGGLKEKLLGGKMNPENDVEGEDDKISGTYDCNICGRSFPFLSSLSQHMRRHTGARPYKCPYCDHRASQKGNLKVHIRSHKLGTLSSHHSNDDEDGGAEEEEMSVSEGLDGGTSPTKSSSACNRMINGDSGEESRRKVPGRSVKREKSVTDQRPYCCRLCGYEALREDQLLSHIEKVHITADADDEATVKEEAVTETDVPQPQSDGSFPCETCGQVFSQAWFLKSHMKKHAGILDHCCRICGRRFREAWFLKSHMKTHNTKSRSRSKVESAEIPATINDVTQDPDVITCSITTNYQVCSKCGNLFHNKESLRAHEKVHGLSSCKKSQSQNRLSEDEDTPAAKRRLLDYLNLQPAQETHEEGEEGDKSENMVLGERIPELDPVCSYQAWQLATKGRVVEPVEPSYKASYGGGSMGEEALAEAAVVFEKESSRYVLQSQEKRSSSGRRSSSGLGSHASSGDRTPESLSDSEYRPSSRQDRRRPSQSQARSNECFECGKVFRSRHQMIVHQRVHRKDGGRASVGEKERTARDDRWGSTSDPESGSPSRPSTPGYGDSPPGSTLGDQASGMGTANSGEITGEKPYIRSLSDFVTTELQTHSTHVRVQHPAASDDRPSPIPSPSSSSDRGTPSGYPKLKKALLQGLNNSASPSAHRSARSSPLDPCLTPVDLCVRAEGCRGVNSLNLDRKSLPSHKCSFCSHSTRYPEVLWMHQTVAHRINSSSSNLAPKWALKNSSKGSRDNSLSSKRRTGPPPVLEGKECPPLPSSMRTQRTQPPNYSTEVVKKSKPVKAAMPSSSSATPSSSLPRGPSSTSGSQVVRVPVRAGGSSSRHTEDQSPQSRFRPKVDVYPRGSSSSSSSSLEKSTRALSRSSAPSPSSASASRISDRYMMPQEGLGFMLTSKHGLAEYSRARGSPHQPLANSQHSQGRANATRPSTITHSSAAGLNYGASQAHGGSTQNPSSSSSSSSSLPSEARGNVKQELIAETPEMPADVLGFLKNYSPHELASLYHRWGAANALLDPTGMLRSLMRQGQYFCHECGKSFSQPSHLRTHMRSHTGERPFCCQLCPYRASQKGNLKTHVQSVHHMPFDNSQYPDTRSLFLSHEEQGVLDAKHPPNNG; encoded by the exons ATGAATACTAGAGAGAGTGTTGAGTTGATGGAGACCCAGGAGGGAGGCCTGAAGGAGAAGCTGCTCGGAGGGAAAATGAACCCTGAAAATGACGTCGAAGGTGAGGATGACAAAATCTCTGGGACCTACGACTGCAACATCTGTGGACGCAGCTTCCCGTTCCTCAGTTCTTTGTCGCAGCACATGAGACGCCACACGGGGGCTCGCCCTTACAAATGCCCCTACTGTGACCACAGAGCCTCTCAGAAGGGCAACCTCAAAGTCCACATTCGCAGCCACAAACTGGGCACACTGTCTAGCCACCACTCCAACGATGATGAAGATGGCggggctgaggaggaggagatgagtgTTTCAGAAGGTCTGGATGGAGGTACGAGTCCGACTAAGAGCAGCTCGGCGTGCAACCGGATGATCAACGGGGATAGTGGTGAGGAGAGCCGGAGGAAAGTTCCAGGGAGGAGCGTGAAAAGAGAGAAGTCAGTAACCGACCAGAGGCCTTACTGTTGCCGTCTTTGTGGCTATGAGGCCCTGCGAGAGGACCAGCTCCTCAGCCACATTGAGAAGGTCCACATAACAGCGGACGCAGACGACGAGGCCACTGTTAAAGAAGAGGCTGTGACTGAAACCGATGTGCCCCAACCCCAGAGCGATGGGAGTTTCCCCTGTGAGACCTGTGGCCAAGTCTTCTCCCAGGCATGGTTTCTCAAATCACACATGAAGAAACATGCAGGCATCCTGGACCACTGCTGTCGAATCTGCGGACGGCGGTTCCGCGAAGCGTGGTTCCTCAAAtctcacatgaaaacacacaacaccaaATCCAGGTCACGGTCGAAGGTGGAGTCGGCCGAGATTCCCGCGACCATCAACGATGTCACCCAGGATCCTGACGTTATCACTTGCTCCATTACAACCAATTATCAAGTGTGTTCCAAATGTGGCAACCTGTTCCACAACAAAGAGAGCCTCAGGGCCCATGAGAAAGTCCACGGTCTCAGCTCCTGCAAGAAATCCCAAAGCCAAAACAGACTCAGCGAAGATGAGGACACACCAGCTGCTAAAAGACGTCTCCTTGACTACCTGAACCTTCAGCCTGCTCAAGAGACCCATGAAGAAGGGGAAGAAGGGGATAAGAGCGAGAACATGGTGCTTGGTGAAAGAATCCCAGAGCTAGATCCAGTCTGCAGCTACCAGGCCTGGCAATTAGCTACTAAAGGAAGGGTTGTGGAGCCCGTGGAGCCAAGTTACAAAGCCTCCTATGGGGGAGGAAGTATGGGCGAGGAAGCCCTTGCCGAAGCAGCTGTGGTCTTTGAGAAGGAAAGCAGTCGTTATGTCCTGCAGAGTCAAGAGAAACGCAGCAGCTCAGGGCGACGTAGCAGCTCTGGTTTGGGAAGCCACGCTTCATCAGGTGACCGGACACCAGAGAGCCTTAGCGACTCAGAGTACAGGCCTTCTTCTCGTCAGGACCGAAGGCGACCATCTCAGTCGCAAGCCAGGTCCAACgagtgctttgagtgtgggaaGGTGTTTCGCAGTCGTCACCAGATGATCGTCCACCAACGGGTCCACAGAAAGGATGGGGGTAGAGCATCTGTGGGGGAGAAGGAAAGAACTGCAAGGGATGACCGATGGGGCTCGACCAGTGATCCAGAGTCAGGCTCCCCTAGCCGGCCCAGCACTCCAGGGTATGGAGACTCTCCACCAGGATCAACCCTTGGAGACCAGGCTTCAGGGATGGGTACGGCAAACTCTGGAGAGATTACAG GAGAGAAGCCTTACATCCGCAGCCTGTCAGACTTTGTCACCACAGAGCTGCAGACCCATTCAACTCATGTTCGTGTGCAACACCCGGCTGCCTCTGATGACAGACCCAGCCCCATTCCAAGCCCTAGCTCCAGCTCAGACAGGGGCACCCCCAGTGGTTACCCCAAGCTGAAGAAGGCTCTTCTACAGGGGTTGAACAACTCTGCTTCACCTTCTGCTCACCGCTCAGCACGATCGTCCCCACTCGATCCCTGCCTGACCCCTGTGGATCTCTGTGTGAGGGCCGAGGGCTGCAGGGGCGTCAACTCCCTTAACCTGGACAGGAAGAGCCTCCCTAGCCACAAGTGCTCCTTTTGCTCCCACTCCACTCGCTACCCCGAGGTGCTCTGGATGCACCAGACTGTGGCTCACCGCATCAACAGCAGTAGCTCAAATCTTGCTCCAAAATGGGCCTTGAAAAACAGCTCCAAGGGCTCCAGGGACAACTCCTTATCCTCCAAGAGACGTACTGGTCCTCCACCAGTCCTGGAGGGAAAGGAGTGTCCACCGCTGCCTTCATCCATGCGCACCCAACGCACCCAGCCCCCAAACTACTCTACTGAGGTTGTGAAGAAGAGCAAGCCTGTTAAAGCAGCCATGCCTTCGTCGTCTTCTGctactccctcctcctcactccccAGGGGCCCCTCATCCACCTCAGGCAGTCAAGTCGTGAGAGTCCCTGTCCGAGCAGGTGGGAGCTCCAGCAGACACACGGAGGACCAGAGTCCTCAGTCTCGCTTCAGGCCCAAAGTGGATGTTTACCCTCGAGGAAGCTCGTCCTCTTCTTCCAGCTCGTTGGAGAAGAGCACCAGAGCCCTCTCCCGTTCCTCAGCCCCGAGCCCCAGTTCTGCTTCTGCATCCCGGATCTCTGACCGCTACATGATGCCTCAGGAGGGCCTCGGCTTCATGCTGACCAGCAAACACGGTCTAGCAGAGTACAGCCGAGCCAGGGGTTCCCCTCATCAGCCACTCGCCAACTCCCAGCACAGCCAGGGCCGGGCTAACGCTACGAGGCCCAGCACCATCACCCACAGCTCTGCAGCGGGACTTAACTACGGGGCCTCCCAGGCACATGGAGGCTCTACGCAGaatccttcctcctcctcttcctcctcctcttctttgccTTCAGAGGCTCGAGGGAATGTAAAGCAGGAGCTAATTGCAGAGACACCAGAGATGCCAGCTGATGTTCTTGGCTTCCTCAAAAACTACAGTCCCCATGAGCTCGCATCTCTCTACCACCGCTGGGGTGCAGCTAACGCACTACTGGATCCCACTG
- the LOC132984337 gene encoding zinc finger protein 516-like isoform X2 has protein sequence MNTRESVELMETQEGGLKEKLLGGKMNPENDVEGEDDKISGTYDCNICGRSFPFLSSLSQHMRRHTGARPYKCPYCDHRASQKGNLKVHIRSHKLGTLSSHHSNDDEDGGAEEEEMSVSEGLDGGTSPTKSSSACNRMINGDSGEESRRKVPGRSVKREKSVTDQRPYCCRLCGYEALREDQLLSHIEKVHITADADDEATVKEEAVTETDVPQPQSDGSFPCETCGQVFSQAWFLKSHMKKHAGILDHCCRICGRRFREAWFLKSHMKTHNTKSRSRSKVESAEIPATINDVTQDPDVITCSITTNYQVCSKCGNLFHNKESLRAHEKVHGLSSCKKSQSQNRLSEDEDTPAAKRRLLDYLNLQPAQETHEEGEEGDKSENMVLGERIPELDPVCSYQAWQLATKGRVVEPVEPSYKASYGGGSMGEEALAEAAVVFEKESSRYVLQSQEKRSSSGRRSSSGLGSHASSGDRTPESLSDSEYRPSSRQDRRRPSQSQARSNECFECGKVFRSRHQMIVHQRVHRKDGGRASVGEKERTARDDRWGSTSDPESGSPSRPSTPGYGDSPPGSTLGDQASGMGTANSGEITGEKPYIRSLSDFVTTELQTHSTHVRVQHPAASDDRPSPIPSPSSSSDRGTPSGYPKLKKALLQGLNNSASPSAHRSARSSPLDPCLTPVDLCVRAEGCRGVNSLNLDRKSLPSHKCSFCSHSTRYPEVLWMHQTVAHRINSSSSNLAPKWALKNSSKGSRDNSLSSKRRTGPPPVLEGKECPPLPSSMRTQRTQPPNYSTEVVKKSKPVKAAMPSSSSATPSSSLPRGPSSTSGSQVVRVPVRAGGSSSRHTEDQSPQSRFRPKVDVYPRGSSSSSSSSLEKSTRALSRSSAPSPSSASASRISDRYMMPQEGLGFMLTSKHGLAEYSRARGSPHQPLANSQHSQGRANATRPSTITHSSAAGLNYGASQAHGGSTQNPSSSSSSSSSLPSEARGNVKQELIAETPEMPADVLGFLKNYSPHELASLYHRWGAANALLDPTGMLRSLMRQGQYFCHECGKSFSQPSHLRTHMRSHTVGFDFNGLHRGTDAHTTASEAPKQGRGHSAASSAHTEPLRKGT, from the exons ATGAATACTAGAGAGAGTGTTGAGTTGATGGAGACCCAGGAGGGAGGCCTGAAGGAGAAGCTGCTCGGAGGGAAAATGAACCCTGAAAATGACGTCGAAGGTGAGGATGACAAAATCTCTGGGACCTACGACTGCAACATCTGTGGACGCAGCTTCCCGTTCCTCAGTTCTTTGTCGCAGCACATGAGACGCCACACGGGGGCTCGCCCTTACAAATGCCCCTACTGTGACCACAGAGCCTCTCAGAAGGGCAACCTCAAAGTCCACATTCGCAGCCACAAACTGGGCACACTGTCTAGCCACCACTCCAACGATGATGAAGATGGCggggctgaggaggaggagatgagtgTTTCAGAAGGTCTGGATGGAGGTACGAGTCCGACTAAGAGCAGCTCGGCGTGCAACCGGATGATCAACGGGGATAGTGGTGAGGAGAGCCGGAGGAAAGTTCCAGGGAGGAGCGTGAAAAGAGAGAAGTCAGTAACCGACCAGAGGCCTTACTGTTGCCGTCTTTGTGGCTATGAGGCCCTGCGAGAGGACCAGCTCCTCAGCCACATTGAGAAGGTCCACATAACAGCGGACGCAGACGACGAGGCCACTGTTAAAGAAGAGGCTGTGACTGAAACCGATGTGCCCCAACCCCAGAGCGATGGGAGTTTCCCCTGTGAGACCTGTGGCCAAGTCTTCTCCCAGGCATGGTTTCTCAAATCACACATGAAGAAACATGCAGGCATCCTGGACCACTGCTGTCGAATCTGCGGACGGCGGTTCCGCGAAGCGTGGTTCCTCAAAtctcacatgaaaacacacaacaccaaATCCAGGTCACGGTCGAAGGTGGAGTCGGCCGAGATTCCCGCGACCATCAACGATGTCACCCAGGATCCTGACGTTATCACTTGCTCCATTACAACCAATTATCAAGTGTGTTCCAAATGTGGCAACCTGTTCCACAACAAAGAGAGCCTCAGGGCCCATGAGAAAGTCCACGGTCTCAGCTCCTGCAAGAAATCCCAAAGCCAAAACAGACTCAGCGAAGATGAGGACACACCAGCTGCTAAAAGACGTCTCCTTGACTACCTGAACCTTCAGCCTGCTCAAGAGACCCATGAAGAAGGGGAAGAAGGGGATAAGAGCGAGAACATGGTGCTTGGTGAAAGAATCCCAGAGCTAGATCCAGTCTGCAGCTACCAGGCCTGGCAATTAGCTACTAAAGGAAGGGTTGTGGAGCCCGTGGAGCCAAGTTACAAAGCCTCCTATGGGGGAGGAAGTATGGGCGAGGAAGCCCTTGCCGAAGCAGCTGTGGTCTTTGAGAAGGAAAGCAGTCGTTATGTCCTGCAGAGTCAAGAGAAACGCAGCAGCTCAGGGCGACGTAGCAGCTCTGGTTTGGGAAGCCACGCTTCATCAGGTGACCGGACACCAGAGAGCCTTAGCGACTCAGAGTACAGGCCTTCTTCTCGTCAGGACCGAAGGCGACCATCTCAGTCGCAAGCCAGGTCCAACgagtgctttgagtgtgggaaGGTGTTTCGCAGTCGTCACCAGATGATCGTCCACCAACGGGTCCACAGAAAGGATGGGGGTAGAGCATCTGTGGGGGAGAAGGAAAGAACTGCAAGGGATGACCGATGGGGCTCGACCAGTGATCCAGAGTCAGGCTCCCCTAGCCGGCCCAGCACTCCAGGGTATGGAGACTCTCCACCAGGATCAACCCTTGGAGACCAGGCTTCAGGGATGGGTACGGCAAACTCTGGAGAGATTACAG GAGAGAAGCCTTACATCCGCAGCCTGTCAGACTTTGTCACCACAGAGCTGCAGACCCATTCAACTCATGTTCGTGTGCAACACCCGGCTGCCTCTGATGACAGACCCAGCCCCATTCCAAGCCCTAGCTCCAGCTCAGACAGGGGCACCCCCAGTGGTTACCCCAAGCTGAAGAAGGCTCTTCTACAGGGGTTGAACAACTCTGCTTCACCTTCTGCTCACCGCTCAGCACGATCGTCCCCACTCGATCCCTGCCTGACCCCTGTGGATCTCTGTGTGAGGGCCGAGGGCTGCAGGGGCGTCAACTCCCTTAACCTGGACAGGAAGAGCCTCCCTAGCCACAAGTGCTCCTTTTGCTCCCACTCCACTCGCTACCCCGAGGTGCTCTGGATGCACCAGACTGTGGCTCACCGCATCAACAGCAGTAGCTCAAATCTTGCTCCAAAATGGGCCTTGAAAAACAGCTCCAAGGGCTCCAGGGACAACTCCTTATCCTCCAAGAGACGTACTGGTCCTCCACCAGTCCTGGAGGGAAAGGAGTGTCCACCGCTGCCTTCATCCATGCGCACCCAACGCACCCAGCCCCCAAACTACTCTACTGAGGTTGTGAAGAAGAGCAAGCCTGTTAAAGCAGCCATGCCTTCGTCGTCTTCTGctactccctcctcctcactccccAGGGGCCCCTCATCCACCTCAGGCAGTCAAGTCGTGAGAGTCCCTGTCCGAGCAGGTGGGAGCTCCAGCAGACACACGGAGGACCAGAGTCCTCAGTCTCGCTTCAGGCCCAAAGTGGATGTTTACCCTCGAGGAAGCTCGTCCTCTTCTTCCAGCTCGTTGGAGAAGAGCACCAGAGCCCTCTCCCGTTCCTCAGCCCCGAGCCCCAGTTCTGCTTCTGCATCCCGGATCTCTGACCGCTACATGATGCCTCAGGAGGGCCTCGGCTTCATGCTGACCAGCAAACACGGTCTAGCAGAGTACAGCCGAGCCAGGGGTTCCCCTCATCAGCCACTCGCCAACTCCCAGCACAGCCAGGGCCGGGCTAACGCTACGAGGCCCAGCACCATCACCCACAGCTCTGCAGCGGGACTTAACTACGGGGCCTCCCAGGCACATGGAGGCTCTACGCAGaatccttcctcctcctcttcctcctcctcttctttgccTTCAGAGGCTCGAGGGAATGTAAAGCAGGAGCTAATTGCAGAGACACCAGAGATGCCAGCTGATGTTCTTGGCTTCCTCAAAAACTACAGTCCCCATGAGCTCGCATCTCTCTACCACCGCTGGGGTGCAGCTAACGCACTACTGGATCCCACTG